A window of Branchiostoma floridae strain S238N-H82 chromosome 9, Bfl_VNyyK, whole genome shotgun sequence genomic DNA:
ggatttttcttcttttcaccCTCGCTCATAAGTTTTGGGGTTTCCCAGGAAAGTCGTCCATAAGATTAAGTCAGCGTGGCCCTGGGCAGTGTTTTGCTTACTGTAGTGGCCGACCTTGTTCCCCCAACGACCCGGAGGTCAGGGGACGAGGTAGGTAGGTAAGGTGGACacttgcggcactgcggagttcgtagatgactcaacgaattttagagataaagaacaaattttcttccgttttgtatattttgttgtcttctaagtcatacttttacgtattacgcaatatctaaatcatagaACATCGCGAAAACAACTTAATAGTGCCAAAGTGAGcgaaaccccgcagtgccgcacctgtgccccaagtgcagtgagagtccacctgtAGGTAGAGGCGACGAAACAGCCACAGTAGATTATGATAAATTTACCCACGTCTCCTCGAAAACCTCACTCCACtcaaaacaacacacaacacGTCCTgaacaaaaaatgtcaataccgACAAATCAAGATTTATACTTTTTTGACACGTTACGCTTGACGTCCATGACGTCGGAGTACGTCCCTCATTGTCACTCTTTATCCAAACTTAAACTCTGGTCCAGAAGCCACGATGAGTTGAATCACACGGTTATGTTAATTGTTACCTTGGTATATTTACGAGTTGTACGTGTCCGTGACTGTATGTAATCTGAATCGGAACCCTACATTGTAGGAATCGGTCCAGCATTTCGCCACTAGCGAAGCCAGTCTGTCCACTGTGAATCTGCAATGAACTTCTAATTCTTTGACAAACTACCCACCCTGTTTGACTCGGCGGAAGTTTCAGGAGACAAATAATACAAGGTCAAATAGGCCGTGCTCAGGACCTACAATGAACGTGTTGTGTGTTATGACGTTGATAGTATTAGCTAAATGGTGAAATATAGACTTCTACTTTTCTCCACATACCGTCTCAGTGTCCTTCTCAGGGAGGTCGGTGACTGCTGTGACGCCCTGTCTATGGAAAGACGCCAGCCCTCGGACACCACACCAACATTGCCGTCCTTTTCTCAGCAAAGCCGCCATGTTCTGACACAAGTGTGATCCAATCTAGGCCTGGTGCATACGTGTGCCGCAAATGTCAAACTAGATGACGTAGCCGAGTAGACAAACGGGTCATACTTCTCTATAGGACGACAACTTTGTGCCGTGGGGTACAAATTAGATCCACTCAGTGATCAATAGTATGTTTTGTTAGCTGAGATTCTTTACTCTTGAATGCTTTCAGCACTGATAGAATGTCGGTCAGGCAGCCCTGGGGGCTAAAGGCATTAGGCTTATTAGAACATCCTGAAATTCTCGAACATTCGGTCACAGATTGATGGAGTTCCAGCGAGGGAAGCAGTGTTTATTTACTGTTCTTTGTCTGACAGGTTTGCTACATGTGTGATGGATAAACTCAGTGATTATAAACTCGGTAAATCAGATTGAACAAGCTGCCAGAgcaaacttgtgtcacttcttgCCAAAAACAGGAGCTGTCTACCAACTAAAAATCGTGATTGTggcttgtccagaacacgaaatatcaaaaccggaagcaCCTCATACGTGTAAAGTACAGCACATTATAGTacagcacagtacagtacagtacagtacagtacgtGTAATGTCCACACTGAATTGTCCATTTTAAGTGGAAATTGTGATGGTGTTATTTTTACATAGTTCATAAACACACCGAATACGAAATAATGATGcaactttgttcaaaattgGTTGAATGTACAGGTCAATCATATGAAGGTGGTACCTATATCCTAAAGGTACCTTACACAGAACTTAATTGACTGATTGAATCAACATTCAACAATGTTTTCAAACCTTATCACATGAACGCAACGTATCACGTGAAAAACTCGCACAGCATGCTAGGTTTGAGAACAATATGCTGTCTTCAAAAGGCTGGAGCAATACAGTATTTGTGCAACAAGTCTGATATGCGCAAAAATACCACAAGGTGTCGCTTCTGCAATTAAGTGTATTGTTCCTTCCCTGTCTTGTTAAGTTgttgtaatcttcaagcagatcctaggtGGCGGACAGGCAGTATCTATGTACCGAAACAATTTCCATTGACTAAGCAAGTTCCATACGGTGGCAAACGGTGCTTGCTTGACCAAAGAAGATTGTCTCAGTAAATAAAATTTATCTGTCCATCGccgaggatctgcttggagataaaagCCGTTAGTGTAGTCTCGCAGTGCTTTAACTAGTTACCGGTCAATCAGTTTTCTTTAAGTCTTCGACCTCGTCAACCATTAAACTAGCAAATTGCTGCACTATAGTTAGTTTTATACTAACAGTGGATTTGCCACAACAAAGTCAAACCTGACTACATAGACAACTCAAGGGTATTAAAGAAGACGGCTACACAAAGTGGATGGATACAGGATATCGATTCTTTGGTCAATGGGCATGGTAACCTTGAAGAccacaatgaccaggtggtccttaatATTAGTACAAGTTTGAGTATAGTCGCACATACACCGTGTGTAGGTTTGTTAAACACTGTATGCAGTTATTCAAGGCATTGACGTGTTCGTCTTTGAGCAGTCTCGTTTCTTATTTCAAACGCTGACTGTGACTGTGTACATCTTCATTGTGATTCAATCTAAAGAACCCTGTTATCCGGGTAttttccaacctgatgaaattattctctTACCAAATTCACAGTTCTAAAGTATCCAGGTAGTTGTCTAAGGCGCGGACGTACTCGTCTCTGTGCAGCCTCATGTGGTTGGAGTGGGCGGAGTCTTCCCAGAACTGCAGCCGGACGTCGTGGCCCTGCCGCCGCCAACCCTCGACGCAGTGCTCATTGTACTCTTTGGTGGACATCGGATCATTATGGCAACCGTACAGCAGAATCGGCGACTTTGGGAGGTTTGTTTCCCAATATGAGCGGTACTGAGGAGACACAGGAATGTATTTCTGGTATTAAGTCCGATGAAAAATCTAACGTGACAAATACTGATAATTCACTTCGAAGAACTCAAGCTCAACATGAGAATTTGATCTTAACTATTGTTGATTTGCTTTCGCCAAAATTTTCTTTGTAAcgcacatgcgcacatagacaAAGACAAATGAAAGCACAGACGCTTTGTAGTACCACCGACCATCTAACAACGAACCAACCATAATCAACTAACAAATAAAGGacgaaataaaacaaacaaatagacaaatTAAATTAAGTACTCACGAAATCGTGTGATTTCTGCACTCCTGGTATGTAAGTGAAGTAGCTCCACACCCCGGCAGTGTATAGGAGTTTCCCCACAGGATTTTTGATGGACTTCCCGACTCCGATTGCCGATCTCTTTGTGTCCCCGATCACACCGTCGAACACATGACTCACAACTCTATCCGGAAACGCGCCATATTCTGTATTTTCTCGCGCGTACTCCAGCATAAAGGTGTACGGAGCGAACCCGACGGACACGCTGTGAACGATATACGGTTGATTCGGATTGGCCTCTGCCTTCAGGAACTTCAGAGCGTCTACGGCGATCTTCTTTCCAAACCCTCTCGGTGAGAAGGTGTACCGAGGGTCCCCCTTCACCGTCAGAACGTCGTAGCCCCGCCGGTGGTACAAGGCGCGATGCTTGTTCAACACTTTCCTGCTGGCGTACAGCCATGCGAAGAGCAGCACGAGCGGCCTGTCGTCTGTCAGAGGGGTGCGGTCAGCTGTAGACTGAACCTCGATGTGTTTGGTGACCACTCGGACGTTGAACTGACTTTTATCCAGCGCAGCAGTTGGTGcggtttttgtattttcttgcagtccctaaaaaaagaatgaataatTTAATGAATCAATGAGTGTCTTTTTACATCTTATCGACTTACGTAGCTTGTTCATGTCGTTATTCTCTCACAGTTGCtgcaatgaatgaataaatgaaaaaataaacaaacaaatcaagatACCTGTTAAAACTTTATTCTTTAACGCGCTATGTGATAGCCTGCATGGTACCCTTCCTATTTCAGCATGAGTTATGACTGTCTGGTCAGACTTTTCCACCTTTGTCTTTGAAATAAAGTCAGTACTTTTTAGAGAAGTCGTCTTTCTTTAAGTTCgtgcatatactgtaaatgatgACAGGTTAATTTAAACACGTTAATAGGCAAATCTTGACAAGCGTAGGTAGCCTTAAGCTGGATTGGTTACAGCAGACCAAATCCAAACACTGTAGTCATCTGCAATTAACTCTCAACCACACCTCACTACAGCTGACAGAGTAAACTTGAGGCAAATGTCCCCCATTTATCCACTCTTTAACTCTGACTGTATCTCAATCATGTAGTCCTCCGCTACAGTACAGAAGGCGTCTCACATGTTAGGTATGGGGAATGATATTGGGTGTAAGTGGGACGTTTGTGCACTGACGGAGTCTTGGCTTCCAGTTTGTGTTTGCGTGTTCTTCTCGTTTAAATGCATACGAGGTATCCCTAATTATCACCTGTCAGGTTTCACCTGTACTTAATTGGATTGCTTACGTTCTCTTTAGCTTCGCGGGGACTAAATGATTAGAATATGGACAAGAAGCCACAATGAGCAGTATCACACGATATTTCAATACTACGataatatgttaatttggtACTTTATATTTACGTTTCCGAGACTGTATGTAGTCTGAATCATCGGGAACCATATAGCTAGATAATCGTTGTAGGAATGGGTCCAACATGTTGCCACCAACAAAGCCAGTCTGTCCAACGTGAATATGCAATCAAGTAATCTGACAATAACCACCCTGTTAATTCGGCAGCCTCGGTTGAAGTTTCAAGAGATATATAACACAATGACAAGGCCGTGCTCAGGACCTTGTTGTGGATTATGACGCTGTTTTGTTGACTAGCTAATAGTGAAATATAGACTTCAACATGTCTCCACATACCGTCTCTGCGTCCTTGTCAGGGAGGTCGGTGACTGCTGTGACGCCCTGTCTATGGAAAGACGCCAGCCCTCGGAATCCATACCAACATTGCTGTCCTTTTCTCAGCAAAGTCGCCATGTCCGCAACAAGAATACCTGTGGCCCAAGCAACTGTATGCTTCATGCATAATTGTGACGAGATGTCAGGCTCGGTGACCCTTCAACCACACCTTTCCATAGAGCTCAGGACC
This region includes:
- the LOC118423466 gene encoding uncharacterized protein LOC118423466, with the protein product MKHTVAWATGILVADMATLLRKGQQCWYGFRGLASFHRQGVTAVTDLPDKDAETGLQENTKTAPTAALDKSQFNVRVVTKHIEVQSTADRTPLTDDRPLVLLFAWLYASRKVLNKHRALYHRRGYDVLTVKGDPRYTFSPRGFGKKIAVDALKFLKAEANPNQPYIVHSVSVGFAPYTFMLEYARENTEYGAFPDRVVSHVFDGVIGDTKRSAIGVGKSIKNPVGKLLYTAGVWSYFTYIPGVQKSHDFYRSYWETNLPKSPILLYGCHNDPMSTKEYNEHCVEGWRRQGHDVRLQFWEDSAHSNHMRLHRDEYVRALDNYLDTLEL